CCATGGGTCGACTCATAACATCACGTGCGACAAAAGATCGCAAGAAACCTAAACAAGATTGTCTGCCACAAggttactcgcgaggcgaggctctctactcgctatggcgagttcagaaaAATGGtgcactcgctatggcgaactcactactcgccatggcgaactgaaaaagggtgctctcgggagttttgacatttttcactcaaaaaccTCATTCCTGACTTCTCTACGTCCAATCttgatctaaaaacttgccCAATCATTCCTAAACaggttaaggcactcaaaaccatctaaaactTGACCTCTAACATCAACtcacaaaatcatgtttccTTCACTggtcaactcgctatggcgagcaaatTCTGGgcttactcgcgaggcgagagggTTTACTcgctaggcgagcgatgaacttcgtcactcgcgaggcgactACTCATACTctccagggcgagcgatgaatgttaaCTCACTCTTGGTTCTAACAtcaaaactgattctaaacattgTTCTATGAATATTATAAGGTCTGGACACTAtctctacatcaatctaaccgaTTATTCATCTTAATTAATCAATTCTCCATcttttaacctaattctcaaACTCTCAAAATCATCTCCCTCTACTTGTTAAATccattttcagaatcatacaacttagaattagagaaagtcaGTCCCACCCTTACCATAATATTGATGATCGgcggtctctctccctcttggttctcctcttctcttgttttctccctttttctccaaaaagcagtttcacgtaaaagcTTTGCTAAACTTAGTTTCCTCCTTATATCTCTCCTCCatccactttatcttatttcctctatttccacaaaactcttctaaattccaaaacagcgccacatctcaatatttattttattttcaaatcttattctagtaaataataaaataagtctttaaataacacatcacataaatcatcaaagtggattctaaactctataaaataattaaataattaaagagggcgttacatcaGAGACTCCAATATCAAATGTAGTCATCTCCACCACCGGCCTATTGTAACAAGATGCAACGATGTGTCCCATATCCGGCAATGTCAACCATTTGTCGGGAGTTGCAAAGCTACTAGTATTTTTGGGAGGATGCAATCCATCCAAAATGTACTTGTAACAGTCCGCGCTCATATATACCTCGATGTATTTGTTCCTATGCTCTTTCAACTCTTTAATAAGTGCTCTCCGCACCATAACATGACTTTCTTCCGTCAAACCCACGCGTTTGGCAATAGTCCTAAACCCACAATGTTTGTCACCAATAACATCCACAATTCCGTCAATGTATTGTCGTCCTCCATTAATCTTCCGGCAAGAAGGTGCCCTGCTACATACCGCACCATCTCATGGTTGTGAACGCCATTAAGAATAGCCAATTTCCAAGCATTGTTTTCCCTCACGACATATCCACGCACCTTGAACAAacacccacattttcttgatcTCGTTGCCTCATGCTTCACTTTTGTCTTCGGTAATTTGTGCTCGCCGAACCAACTCCAACATAGTATTTCTACCTTCACAAGATCTTCTAATGATAATCGTAAATCCAGCCCTATTTGCTTGTCGACGGACCCAACCGAGCAATTCGTTTTTATCTTTCCATGTGTCTCGGGTCGAAAATAAATGAGTCGTGTCCACTTCGTTGTCACGAAGTTTCCACACATCGGAATTGACGCTTGAAGCCTCAACTTTAATGGAAGCTTCGACCTTAGCGGGAGCTTCAACCTTAATGGAATCGACAACTCTAGGTTTTTGATCACCCGAATCATCACCCGCATTCTCAACCTtatctataaataaacaacatacaattactaaactaattaataaacttttatctaatatcatataataacataaacaaaaaaaaaaaaaaaagggaaaaaaattgggCAGTAGCTACTGCCAtttgaaaatttttaaaattttctaagtTACCGCCGACAGTTAACAACCGCTCAcacccagcggtagttaactgccgctaaAGGTCGTgacaatacaaaaaaaaaccagaaaattcaataaaatgtaATGGATTTTAACGTTGTAATACCTGTTCTTTGATGCATATTATGTGTAGAAACATCCTAGCAATCGATCAACAATGATTTGGAAGCAAGattttgacacaaaaattttgaaatgagGATTTTTTGGGTATGGTATTGGTGATCTAAGGTGATGAATGAATAGGAGATGTAGGGGTTTTCTGGTTTTGGGGGGAAAACCAACGGCAATTAACGACCGCTGGAACCAGGCACGTCAGTTTGAATGGGTCAACCTTTACTCTAAATGGCTGAGATGCGGAGAGCGCATGGTGAGATATCTGCCGGAGAGGGTGCTTCGTTAGTTTGGGTGGGTTCAGACCATACCAAGACATCCTGTTCAGAGTGCACCTGTTGATGTTAACTTGGCGGAGATCACAAACCGCTTTCATCGTACACTTGATTATACGCTGACACCTCAGGAGTTGGGAGAGATTGCAGTTCATGGTGTGGATGCAGAAGAAGGATACATCGAGTGGTTTTACCAGGTGTCTTATCCACGCACGATTCTTCCCGACATGCCGGTACGTGTTCCGAGGCCACCGGAGCGTGAGATCCTTGATGCGTGAGCTACTAAGGAGGATGAAGATCTTGCGTACTTACAACTTAGCGGAAGGATGAGCCGCATCAGAGACCACATCTATGTTGTGATGAGAAATTGTCTGGTGCCGAAAGGGACTGAGGAATGGCAGCATTTGGGGGATGCATTGAGAGAGGTGCATGATGGGAAAGTTTACCGTCGTCGGGGAGCTACTTAGGGTGGCAGGGGTGGTGGCAGAGGTGGCGGTGGTACGGGTGTAGTTATTAGGGGCTGATAGTattgtattttatgtttatgtttgaaCATTTTGAATGCTTTTGAATTATGTAACACCTGgataatttttaatgttatgtaatcttggataatttttaattataattgattaaTGTTTTGTTCGAAAATTATGTTgtgttgattattttaatgtttataaGTTCGATTTACTGTTAGAACATGTTAGCGGTATGATATGTCTGTTTGGAAGCAAGCAAAATGCGCCAAAACAGAGGCTCAGCCAAAACAGATGGCTTCTGCCTCTGTCCTGATGCAgtccagattatataatcctgACAGGTTTAGCACATTCGGATTATGTAAATCATCGTTCACCCTCCCCCCCTTTGTTGACTTTCAATGGGGTCATTTACAcgtttcggattatataatccggaagcTATCTAACTTTTTCGGAATATATAATCCGTAACAATATATTCATAAATGGCATCATCATCCATCAGGGTGGATGAAGTGCCAAAATACACGAATAAATCCGGAAtgagttcggattatataattcagaCTAGGGGTATTATGGAAAAAAtatagggcgcgcgaggaaaggCATAGGGTGGGAAAAACAACACTCTAAATCATAATGCTTCGATCTGCACTATATATACCACAAGTCTCACTCtgtttttattgtgttttcttttaaagCTATATCTTTTGATTTTGCAACCCAACCTAGACCACATTGACTAGAAAGTGCATTCAACGTAGAGACGTGTACGGTTTTTCcttcatgttatttttttttttctgcaacATCTTTGTTCAACTCTTTATTGAATGGAATATTCGATTTATTTAACTAAAGCTTTAAATAGTTTCCCCAATAACAAGATGAATGGTTGGTTATATAaggaaatggaagaaaataaaaattaaactttatatGCAAGATAAAGACCTATGCCACTAGGAATCAAAATTATAGGATCCCATAATTAGTTCCACcaatttgtcttttaaaaaacaacacTTAGTGGAATCTGTGTATATATACTTTTACCAAAAGTTCAAGAAGCACATTTTCTTATGAAAATAAAGAGATTTTAACAAGACAAGAAAGTGATACTTTAGATTACGTTGGTTTAGTGGCATTGTAGCACCCTCATTGCTCCATTCTCCACTATGTTTTGCATTAGCATGCATTTAGCTTtgtcaatattatttttaggtAGCTTTACGCATTTTTCTTtggacatttttattttggattcaattaatataaaaaatgtaaagattTTTTATATTGTCAATTAGCATTTTTTTTCCTAACCTGCCGTAATTAGAATCTTTGATTCTGAAAGAGGTATTCTCATAATTTAGATTCATTTGAATATGTTATGAGACTAATATTCAAGTTAATggacatttatttattttttattagaattgAACTACCTTCTATCTCTCAAATGGACGTCACACatgttgttttcttaaaaaaaattatattaaaaaaattatattatcaaCTCTCTCAATACCCTCTTTAGTAAATTGACTTTTATGAACATTAAAAGTCACACATATGAGATAATTTATTATGCTTGTAATATACTAGTGTCAAactaaaatcttcaagtctttaTTTTACGGTAAGTTTAAACTTCAACAAAGTAAATAATTACTTATATATAGAACATTCCTTAATTTTAAGGATATGAGTGTTACCTTAATAAACTCGCAATATAGTaggaaaaaaacatttcaaGGAAGGATACGTACAAAGTCCTGTTTAAGATAACTGGATAAGTAAAACTTGTtcaatataattcaattttAGATATAAGTCTTGACTATACCGGTCTTTAGATCAGATatcgagttttcaaaaaaaaataaaatagaatacaAGGAGAACACAAATTTAATCGATCTAATTCATAATTAGCGATATAAAATTGACGAAGTTAAGTATATCAAATTCTAGATAAGTTTGATATATATTGGAAGATGATGAATGAACAAACGCGGTCAGCCTTAGgttatttattgataaaaaattatccatctttatcattttttctcttttaatctaaataaattatttttacattgatttaaatttttcttctgTGATTCCGTTTTTCAGttgattattgttttgtttgttgtcAATTGATAAAGTGAGGCATTACTTGTTTGATAAGTTACAtatatcaaactttttttttgtcaaatagtctaaTGACTATAGAATTCACCTTTAACACGAATTAGTGGGGTGTTGGAGTTTGAAATCCGACCCTTGCATATTTCAATGCATTGTCCCTATCAATTTAGTTGTGCTCACGgagataaaatatattaaattttataaatttgatgatataaTTCACATATAAAAACTTCTAATTAATCCCTTCAAAAAAACTTCTAATTAATGTAATAAAACAATTCTAattactttctttttgtttattgtttcattcataatattattatgTATGTACAATACGATCGATGCATGCTAGAACCCTCACATgacctttcattttctttccatTTCGATCATTGTTTACACTTTCAAATGGCAATTTTATGGATGATAACAAAACACATTTGAGCACAATTAAGGTACAAAAAATGTTCAAGCCCAAAGGGCAAGAATAGACATAGAAGCAGAACCCATAGTTAATGCAACAAAAGAAGCCTTTTTCAAACGTGGATCAGAATTCATAAGCTTGTTGTGAAAGAAATCAGCTGCTATGAGATCAACAAGTGCCATATAAATTAGAATTCCTGAAGAAATTGAACCTAGTAACCCTTCAATTATTAAGGCATTAGGGTTACTATCATCATAACCAGTCAATGAGAATAATATCATCCCTAAAATTATCCCCATTGGGGTTGTTACTGAAAACATGAAGCACATGTATGCCACTGTTCCATAGCTAAATCCTGCCTGCAATTATTAATGGTAAGATATGTATTAGCATAACACCATGTAACATATTTAAGATTTAAAaggttatttctttttattatttctattcTTTGTTGTCCATTGTATTTGAACCTAATGATAAGATTTTGACATTTGGAAATTCAAATCTCATATGTTATAATCTTAAGATGGTCAATAGTGACACTAATTGATAATAATTTCCCAATCCTcaatattactattattttcttatatatatttgaCCATCTAGACCATTAGAATGGGTTTGTGTgactagaagaagaaaattgttttatCCACGTAAGAAGTTgtttaaaaacacataaaaatgacaaaaaaaacttcaatggTAGTTAACTAAAACTCGTTTTTCTTGCTTGAAGCGAGCTGCAATTAAATACCGTTGCggtttttagttattttcatatgttttttggtcaagtaatatattggctagaattcacctcataaggtgaataagtggagtaTCCGAAGTTCAAATCCCAATCACTACATATAACAATACATTATCTTTGTCTACTGAGATATGCTCCCAGTGATAATTTCATGTGTTTTTAAGCAACTTCttacatgaaaaagaaattttccaaaaatataattatggGTAAAGGTGTAAAAACATTATACTATTTGACCATTTAAACCACCATCTttctattattaaaatatttgtcacTGACTTTGGTCAACATGTTAATTTTTGACCATTTAAACCATCATCTTTCTATCATTTTCCAAATGACTTTATGACTTTGGTCAAcatgctaattttttttgagtggtgatacatgtacacccccatgtggcaatacacctcttacacccacacaaaattttgacatgtggcaaggaaaagagagaggagatgaaagagaaagtatgGTTGTGAGATAAATTTACCAAAATATCCTTAATGCATGGGCTTACAATAGGGTGTATGATTAAAGgatgttcatgtaacattttccttttttttctaaCAAAACTATGTGTTTGTCACTGAAATACAATACAAGTACatatattgttgttttcctGGACAGAGTGGACAACATGTTGAGTTgtcaagaaaatgaaagagtACGAGTAGCTAAAATCAAGTTCTGTCATGAagcaacaataaaaacaaaacaatagatTTGGAGATAAGAATCTCCAAGTCCCCAACAAATCAACAATAAtgaaaatcaataaaatcatcttcaacatcattACACGTTTAAACAAAATCATGTAGCCACTGGGCTAGGAATTCAAAAATTGAGGTTCGAACTCTGACTTCTGCATGTATGTTAGACTTATATAGTAACAATATCACTGTAATTCTAGTATCAATCATAACATCCAATTAACTTTTTATCTTTCATAAATCCTCTCTCTAATAAATATTTCTCAGCAATGATAATAATCAAAGTAGAgcaagagaaagaaagaattaaGAAACTAACCTGAGCAACAcaaccaccaagacccatcccTTCAAAAATCTGATGAAAAGCCAAAGCAGCAACTAAAGGCCTTATAGTACAAACATTTTGAGACATACCCATAGTCACACCAATTATAACTGAATGAAATATTATCCCAATCTCCAATACTTGTGAAACCAATCtttgtttcaatttaattaactcttCCCCTCTTTCACAATCTCCTTCACCACCTTCCAACTCCATCTCTTTCTCACCCACCGGCGCATACTGTCCGTGCTCCACGTGGGAACTCGCTACGAGGTCCACGAAGAGCGCGAGAATTGCGCCGATGAGAGTTACTAGTCCTGAGAAGGGAAAATCCTTCCAAGGATGACGGGATGCCACGTGGCAGTCAGCGAGTGCTGCGTAGGCGTCTGGGAGGACGTGGACTAGGGAAGTGGAGAGTATCACGCCTGCCGCGAAACATTTTATTAATACTAATGCTCTATCGTATAACGGTTTTCCTTGGAAGACACGAGCTAAAAGTACTGGCGCCGTCATACCGACGGCGCTGGTGATGAATATGACAAAGAGGGAGATTATTTTTAGATGTGATGCCGCGGCGCCGTCGCGGCATGAGGTTTCTCGAGCTATGTCTTGTGAACATGATGTTGCCATGTGAGAGAGAAGTGTTGGGAGAGAGTGAATGTGTTTGAAGTTGAAGATGACGAGGAAGGTTGTTTTGAAGAGGGAAAAGAAAGTGAGTGATAAATGATGTGGACCAGTTTCTGTTTTTGTTGTAGATTATGCACCATGTGGGGTATCCTATAGATGTTGTTTTCCATTGTTACGTGTTGGAATCTTGAATTATTCTTACACTCATTTgtcatttctcttttctttcttttttagatttctaagaaaataaattttgaaaacaagTGATAATGATAACAACACTTACTCtaacttttattttgttgtcAAAAATAAATCGACAAATATCATTAAAACTCACATATATAACTGTTCAATAACGAGTTTAAAATCGGATGAACGAAGATGTACGTCATAAATTTTGACAAAGACAACAAAGGTAGggtttgtcaaaaaataaaacagaggCTGGTCTTACATACAATCCTATTTTTATTGCTAGCTTATTGATGAAACATGTTTTAATGGAGCtacttgtattttatttaataaaagaatCGATATTACAAAAGAGAGTTATAGTATATGTTacttacaaaatatatataattgaataaagtattgagattttttttttggttgatgtTGATATTAGTAAGTTTACACATGACCTGCCTAACACGTATTAAGATTTATTACGAAATTTGAAAACTTAGTCACGGTTGTAATATGGAAGAGATAacataaattttagttttttacaaattttttacgaggacaatataatttttttttgacaaagacaaatataaaaaataaaatctatttttaaacttcaatacattaaatttaaagatCATGCAAACTTGTGTCTTAAGGACACATGTTAAAGaactataaataataattattgattttatcTATGGTACATTAATAAATAGGGAGCTTCTATGAAGAAGTCGAGAAATTGACTTTTTTAGTGAAGTCGTTTAATTCAACCAATCAGATTTCAAGTCATGACACGTCAGATGTTGGGATAAATTTTAATATGGATCACTTGCTTCATATGTTCCACCATAgacaagtttatttcaaaattttaacgGTTAGATTTGTTTGGTCTCTATGTTATTGTGGTACACCCTCTACAcatgatttttcttatttttccaaTTCTCTTTCCTCTTTATCACTCATTCATCTCTCTcatatttctttctctttctttatttatccATATTCCCTTTCTTCCAGATTTTTATCAAATCACTATGTCACtcttcaacatcttcatcatacattcatcgtcttcatcatcttcatgtgaaaaaaaatcggaaaaaaaagaagaaaaagaaattacaaaattaaaaaaaaaaacataataagtaaTTACAATTGcatagaaacaacaacaacgacgtAAAAATGCAGATGAAGCTATAGATCCATCACAATAAACCTACCATAGATTCCAAAacgtcaacaacaatttttggtattttttcttgaaattaaatttatttatttcaatttgattGCTTAAAGTTACAAAACATTGTTTGAAATCgcaaaaaaatgttactttgtTCATGAATGTCTTAAAGTtatgttgttttggttttggatcGCATGGGTTTTAACCGGGTCATTATGACCCGTCTGGAGGTAGAAGatgaagtattaaaaaaaattaaaaaaaacatctttcaACATTATGGGAATCGAACTTGTGACCaaccatttaaaaatgtttGCCTTAACCAACCAACTAACCACTATGTTTTGGAAAATTAggcgttttgattttatttaat
Above is a genomic segment from Medicago truncatula cultivar Jemalong A17 chromosome 5, MtrunA17r5.0-ANR, whole genome shotgun sequence containing:
- the LOC11416590 gene encoding zinc transporter 6, chloroplastic produces the protein MATSCSQDIARETSCRDGAAASHLKIISLFVIFITSAVGMTAPVLLARVFQGKPLYDRALVLIKCFAAGVILSTSLVHVLPDAYAALADCHVASRHPWKDFPFSGLVTLIGAILALFVDLVASSHVEHGQYAPVGEKEMELEGGEGDCERGEELIKLKQRLVSQVLEIGIIFHSVIIGVTMGMSQNVCTIRPLVAALAFHQIFEGMGLGGCVAQAGFSYGTVAYMCFMFSVTTPMGIILGMILFSLTGYDDSNPNALIIEGLLGSISSGILIYMALVDLIAADFFHNKLMNSDPRLKKASFVALTMGSASMSILALWA